The following are from one region of the Jatrophihabitans telluris genome:
- a CDS encoding GAF and ANTAR domain-containing protein codes for MTPSDPSDGARLFAQIARDLFALASLTQVRNRIVRLAVELLGADVATVWMPAHSGGVASIRAVASTDPPRASQFAEVMSRLHEGLAWDCLQLRVTMSVVDTRTDSRWPNLSAYLEHQPAPALLSVAGFSLDVGERNLGALTLASSTADFFTDHGMLVASVLAEHAAISLDAIGRAEKITNLQRAMESNKRIGIALGVLMHSLGVDELHAFSLLRSASQASHRKLFEVAEEVILTGAPPQLPSRRPR; via the coding sequence ATGACCCCATCCGATCCCAGCGACGGCGCGCGCCTGTTCGCCCAGATCGCCCGTGACCTTTTCGCGCTGGCGAGTCTGACGCAGGTGCGGAACCGGATCGTACGGCTGGCCGTCGAATTGCTCGGCGCGGACGTAGCGACCGTTTGGATGCCCGCTCACTCGGGCGGCGTTGCGTCCATTCGCGCTGTGGCCTCGACCGATCCGCCGCGGGCGAGCCAGTTTGCCGAGGTCATGAGCCGCCTGCACGAGGGTCTGGCCTGGGACTGTCTGCAGTTGCGGGTCACCATGTCGGTAGTAGATACCCGTACCGACTCGCGATGGCCGAACCTCTCGGCGTACCTGGAGCACCAGCCGGCCCCCGCGCTGTTGTCGGTGGCGGGATTCTCGCTCGACGTCGGCGAGCGCAACCTCGGCGCGCTGACGCTGGCGTCCAGCACGGCCGATTTCTTCACCGACCACGGGATGCTCGTCGCCTCAGTCCTGGCCGAGCATGCGGCGATCAGCCTTGACGCCATCGGACGGGCTGAGAAGATCACCAACCTGCAGCGGGCCATGGAGTCCAACAAGCGGATCGGCATTGCGCTGGGCGTACTCATGCATTCGTTGGGTGTGGACGAACTGCACGCGTTCAGCCTGTTGCGGTCGGCGTCGCAAGCCAGCCACCGCAAGCTGTTCGAGGTTGCCGAGGAGGTGATCCTCACCGGTGCCCCGCCACAGCTGCCCAGCCGTCGACCCCGCTGA
- a CDS encoding YnfA family protein translates to MTVARSVLLFILAAGAEIGGCWLIWQAVRDHRPWWLAVGGVLALAAYGFVATAQPDAAFGRVLAAYGGVFVAGSLVWGVVFDGLRPARTDLIGAGICLVGVAVIMYAPRH, encoded by the coding sequence ATGACGGTCGCCCGTTCGGTTCTGCTCTTCATCCTCGCCGCCGGGGCCGAGATAGGTGGGTGTTGGCTCATCTGGCAGGCGGTTCGCGACCATCGTCCCTGGTGGCTCGCCGTCGGTGGAGTGCTCGCGCTGGCTGCGTACGGCTTCGTCGCTACCGCCCAGCCGGATGCCGCCTTCGGCCGGGTACTGGCCGCCTACGGCGGGGTCTTCGTTGCCGGGTCCCTTGTGTGGGGCGTCGTCTTCGACGGGCTACGTCCCGCCCGTACCGACCTCATCGGCGCCGGCATCTGCCTGGTCGGGGTGGCGGTGATCATGTACGCGCCGCGCCACTGA
- a CDS encoding TetR/AcrR family transcriptional regulator — protein MNKGTVRLMGEGVKARPTRKRSYHSPRRAEQAAQTRRAVLAAARDLFVSKGYAATTIADIAGHAQVAADTIYATVGRKPALLRELVEAAISGTDHAVPADERDYVSRIAAAPAAVDKLTIYAHAIAAIQQRLAPVFLALRDAAATDPDCGALWEEIAQRRAANMRRFAADLRGTGEVRDDLTDDQVADVIWSMNAAEYWDLLVRERAWSPDQFAAWLTDAWIRLLLKTSPGTAPD, from the coding sequence ATGAATAAGGGGACAGTACGGCTGATGGGTGAGGGCGTCAAGGCGCGGCCGACGCGCAAGCGCAGCTATCACTCGCCGCGTCGTGCGGAACAAGCTGCGCAGACTCGCCGCGCAGTGCTCGCCGCTGCGCGAGATCTGTTCGTGAGCAAGGGGTATGCGGCCACGACCATCGCCGATATCGCCGGCCACGCCCAGGTCGCTGCCGACACCATCTACGCGACGGTTGGTCGCAAGCCGGCATTGCTTCGAGAGCTCGTCGAGGCGGCGATCTCAGGCACCGATCACGCGGTGCCCGCCGATGAGCGCGACTACGTCAGCCGGATCGCGGCCGCTCCCGCTGCCGTCGACAAGCTCACCATCTACGCCCACGCGATCGCGGCGATCCAGCAACGGTTGGCGCCGGTGTTTCTCGCCCTGCGCGATGCCGCCGCAACTGACCCGGACTGCGGCGCTCTGTGGGAGGAGATCGCACAACGTCGGGCAGCCAACATGCGCCGTTTCGCGGCCGACCTGCGTGGTACCGGGGAGGTCCGTGACGACCTCACCGACGATCAGGTCGCGGACGTCATCTGGAGCATGAATGCCGCCGAATACTGGGACCTTCTCGTGCGCGAGCGTGCCTGGAGTCCCGACCAGTTCGCCGCTTGGCTGACCGATGCGTGGATTCGGCTTCTCCTCAAGACATCCCCGGGCACGGCGCCGGATTGA
- a CDS encoding glycoside hydrolase family 3 N-terminal domain-containing protein — MSNPAGLTDAQLVGQLFIGYVYGSSATTVTAAQGAANLALYGATTGAEVVRRWHLGGIILFGRNDLDPARPDLASGNVQGAAQIAALTAGLQRSAHADSGVRLLIGTDQEGGSVQRITDGVSWRPSELSVAQAGTAALLCSYHDLGRQLARLGVNQDYAPVADVVRAAGGVIGDRSFGPDPALDSRDVLAAVSGLQMAGVLATLKHWPGHGSTPIDSHAALPVLTETATQWRATDLPPFQAAATVAGSIMVGHLALPALDPSGQPATLSPVLVGKQLRQGLRYHGLVLTDSLWMAPMLRSGTPGQVAIRAIQAGDDMLLMSPDLPAAYQAIVSKMERDRTFRAQVRARVQDVLKAKAKVASPPRSTGAC; from the coding sequence GTGTCGAACCCCGCCGGTCTGACTGATGCCCAGCTGGTCGGCCAGCTGTTCATCGGCTACGTCTACGGGTCCAGCGCGACCACCGTCACGGCAGCTCAAGGCGCGGCCAACCTGGCCCTCTACGGCGCCACAACCGGCGCCGAGGTCGTACGCCGTTGGCACCTGGGCGGGATCATCCTGTTCGGTCGCAACGACCTTGACCCTGCCCGGCCCGACCTGGCGAGCGGCAACGTCCAAGGCGCGGCCCAGATCGCCGCGCTGACCGCAGGCCTGCAACGGTCGGCCCACGCCGACTCCGGGGTGCGCTTGTTGATCGGCACCGACCAGGAGGGCGGCTCGGTGCAGCGGATCACCGACGGCGTTTCCTGGCGCCCGTCCGAGCTGAGCGTGGCCCAGGCCGGGACGGCCGCGTTGCTCTGCAGCTACCACGATCTCGGGCGGCAACTTGCGCGGCTCGGCGTAAACCAGGACTACGCCCCGGTCGCCGACGTCGTCCGCGCCGCGGGTGGGGTGATCGGCGACCGCAGCTTCGGCCCCGACCCGGCTCTGGACTCCCGCGACGTTCTCGCCGCCGTGTCCGGCCTGCAGATGGCGGGCGTGCTCGCCACCCTGAAGCACTGGCCGGGGCACGGCAGTACACCCATCGACAGCCACGCAGCGCTACCGGTCCTCACCGAAACCGCGACGCAGTGGCGGGCCACTGACCTACCGCCGTTCCAAGCCGCAGCTACCGTCGCCGGCAGCATCATGGTCGGCCACCTGGCCCTGCCCGCGCTCGATCCATCCGGCCAACCGGCAACTCTCTCGCCCGTCCTCGTCGGAAAGCAACTGCGTCAAGGCCTGCGCTATCACGGACTCGTTCTAACGGACTCCTTGTGGATGGCCCCGATGCTCCGATCGGGCACGCCAGGGCAAGTGGCCATCCGCGCCATCCAGGCCGGCGACGACATGCTTCTCATGTCCCCCGACCTGCCCGCGGCTTACCAGGCGATCGTGTCCAAGATGGAACGCGACAGAACCTTCCGAGCTCAGGTGCGGGCGAGGGTCCAGGATGTACTGAAGGCAAAGGCAAAAGTCGCTTCTCCGCCGAGGAGCACCGGAGCTTGCTAG
- a CDS encoding Hsp20/alpha crystallin family protein, which yields MLMRTDPFRELDRLTQQVFGTNGTLARPSVMPMDAWREGESFHVEFDLPGVNPDSIDLDVERNVVTVKAERPARASDAELIAAERPRGIFSRQLILGDTLDTEHISASYDAGVLTLQIPVAEQAKPRKISVTSKGEDRQAIDA from the coding sequence ATGCTGATGCGCACCGACCCGTTCCGCGAACTGGACCGGCTCACCCAACAGGTCTTCGGCACCAACGGAACCCTCGCCCGCCCATCGGTGATGCCGATGGACGCCTGGCGCGAGGGCGAGAGCTTCCACGTCGAGTTCGACCTGCCCGGCGTCAACCCGGACTCGATCGACCTCGACGTCGAGCGCAACGTCGTGACCGTCAAGGCCGAACGCCCTGCCCGCGCCAGCGACGCCGAACTGATCGCGGCCGAGCGGCCGCGCGGAATCTTCAGCCGGCAGCTGATTCTCGGCGACACCCTCGACACCGAGCACATCAGCGCCAGCTACGACGCCGGCGTACTCACCCTGCAGATCCCGGTCGCCGAGCAAGCCAAGCCGCGCAAGATCTCGGTCACCAGCAAGGGTGAGGACCGGCAGGCGATCGACGCCTGA
- a CDS encoding MerR family transcriptional regulator yields the protein MELQQRERLMAGAAQTEPDPAQGVYGISVAAELVGTGVQNLRAYEARGLLEPERTDGGTRRYSANDLARLRRIGDLLEAGLNLTGIAMVMDLQDQNTELRAEREYQEGASAGPTKTTSIPASRAPKRTSSTRKPRSTGR from the coding sequence ATGGAACTTCAGCAGAGGGAACGGTTGATGGCAGGAGCCGCGCAGACAGAGCCGGACCCCGCGCAGGGTGTGTATGGCATTTCGGTCGCCGCGGAGCTGGTTGGCACCGGGGTGCAGAACTTACGCGCGTATGAGGCACGCGGTCTGCTCGAGCCCGAGCGCACCGACGGGGGCACCCGACGCTATAGCGCCAACGACCTGGCGAGGCTGCGGCGCATCGGCGATCTGCTCGAGGCCGGGCTCAACCTCACCGGCATCGCGATGGTCATGGATCTGCAGGACCAGAACACCGAGTTGCGCGCGGAGAGGGAGTACCAGGAGGGGGCGTCAGCCGGACCGACCAAGACGACATCGATCCCGGCGAGCAGAGCCCCGAAGCGGACCTCGTCGACCAGGAAGCCCCGCTCGACCGGTCGCTGA
- a CDS encoding DeoR family transcriptional regulator, with the protein MSVVLETTEDSRGRRPLPPLAAHRQQLIDSELRRFGSVSTQDLAARWGLSCSSITRDLTQLAAQGRCQRIRGGAVRRSPGARATF; encoded by the coding sequence ATGAGCGTCGTGCTGGAGACAACCGAGGACTCGCGCGGACGGCGCCCGTTGCCGCCGCTTGCGGCACACCGGCAGCAGCTGATCGACTCCGAGCTACGCCGTTTCGGTTCGGTGAGCACTCAGGATCTGGCCGCGCGCTGGGGACTATCGTGCAGCAGCATCACCCGAGACCTCACCCAGTTGGCTGCCCAGGGACGTTGCCAGCGAATCCGCGGCGGGGCCGTCAGGAGATCGCCAGGAGCACGAGCAACGTTCTAG
- a CDS encoding alpha-N-arabinofuranosidase has product MITSSTTLDPAFVIAPVPPRLFGSFVEHMGRCVYQGIFEPGDRNADADGLRRDVLELTRELGVSVVRYPGGNFVSGYNWEDGIGPIAERPVRLDLAWRSLEPNTFGLNEFMRWVEQCGAEPMMAVNLGTRGVAEAAALLEYTNFAGGTRYSDLRIKHGRREPYNIKLWCLGNEMDGPWQIGHKNADDYGRLAAETGKAMRLVDPSVELVACGSSHQGMPTFGAWEVAVLEHAYDQIDYLSLHAYYKKSGEDLVGYLASADAMDSFIDGVVSTCDHVAATRRTRKQIKLSFDEWNIEHRPYWPEEHQDEAWATAPRIAEDEYNAEDAVVVGNLLISLLRHSDRVAIACQAQLVNVIAPIRAESGVDAWRQTVFHPFALTARHARGEVLRVEVRSDTILESATRGDVRPVDATATRNPETGDITLFVVNRADAEAALFEVLLATEISHRVVEHLVLGGERLDDRNTPENPQQVIPRSSSEHQIDGQLVRLNLPPASWTMLRLEPARG; this is encoded by the coding sequence TTGATCACCAGTTCGACCACCCTTGATCCCGCCTTCGTCATCGCCCCGGTCCCTCCGCGGCTGTTCGGCTCCTTCGTCGAACACATGGGGCGGTGCGTGTACCAGGGCATCTTCGAACCAGGCGATCGCAACGCCGATGCCGACGGCCTGCGGCGGGATGTTCTGGAGCTGACCCGCGAGCTCGGCGTGAGCGTCGTCCGTTACCCCGGCGGGAACTTCGTGTCCGGCTACAACTGGGAAGACGGCATCGGACCGATCGCAGAGCGTCCGGTGCGGCTCGACCTGGCCTGGCGCTCGCTCGAGCCCAACACCTTCGGACTCAACGAATTCATGCGCTGGGTTGAGCAGTGCGGAGCTGAACCGATGATGGCGGTCAACCTCGGCACCCGAGGCGTGGCCGAAGCGGCCGCGCTGCTGGAGTACACGAACTTTGCGGGGGGCACCCGCTACTCCGATCTGCGAATCAAGCACGGCCGACGCGAGCCTTACAACATCAAGCTCTGGTGCCTGGGTAATGAGATGGACGGGCCGTGGCAGATCGGCCACAAGAACGCCGACGACTACGGGCGACTTGCTGCTGAGACGGGCAAGGCGATGCGCCTGGTGGACCCGTCCGTAGAACTGGTGGCCTGCGGGAGCTCACACCAGGGCATGCCGACCTTCGGCGCGTGGGAGGTGGCGGTGCTGGAGCACGCGTACGACCAGATCGACTACCTGTCGCTACACGCCTACTACAAGAAGAGCGGCGAAGATTTGGTGGGCTACCTGGCGTCGGCGGACGCAATGGACTCCTTCATCGACGGGGTCGTGTCTACCTGCGACCACGTGGCCGCGACGCGCCGAACGCGTAAGCAGATCAAGTTGTCCTTCGACGAGTGGAACATCGAGCATCGGCCTTACTGGCCCGAGGAGCACCAGGACGAGGCCTGGGCCACCGCTCCACGAATCGCCGAAGACGAATACAACGCAGAGGACGCCGTGGTGGTCGGCAATCTGCTCATCAGCTTGCTACGACACAGTGACCGAGTCGCGATTGCCTGCCAGGCCCAGCTGGTCAACGTGATCGCGCCGATCCGGGCCGAGTCCGGGGTGGACGCCTGGCGCCAAACCGTCTTCCACCCGTTCGCGCTGACCGCCCGGCACGCGCGTGGCGAGGTGTTGCGGGTCGAGGTTCGCTCCGACACGATCCTCGAGTCCGCAACGCGAGGCGACGTCCGCCCGGTCGACGCGACCGCGACCCGCAATCCCGAGACCGGCGACATCACCCTGTTCGTGGTGAACCGAGCCGACGCCGAGGCCGCGCTGTTCGAGGTGCTGCTCGCCACCGAGATCAGCCACCGCGTCGTGGAGCATCTCGTTCTCGGCGGGGAACGCCTTGACGACCGGAACACGCCCGAGAACCCGCAGCAGGTGATCCCTCGTTCGAGTAGTGAACATCAGATCGACGGACAGCTCGTGCGGCTAAACCTACCGCCCGCGTCCTGGACGATGCTCCGGCTCGAGCCGGCCCGGGGATGA
- a CDS encoding ABC transporter substrate-binding protein produces the protein MRLVRSGAAAVMAAVLTAAGLAGCSSSGSKASSSGGTGAVNLSFWNGLTGPDKAAVDQIISSFNSSHPNIKVTSDPIPWDVLYTKLLPAFGAGKGPDLVGISSDQLPGYASKHVLQPIDSMFSNGVDKSTIVPSALNAGIYGGKQYGVPIESTPVMLYYNKKMFSAAGISKAPANWDEWAADAKKLTLPGGTGGNPKQYGMAIGTNNTVELMPILMWMADGGILSDDGKNVLLNNAGSKQAIQYWANLIHDNHISPTGLTGGDADKLIESAKAAMEVNGPWATTGYKAAGIDYGLAPVPVGPNGKNASVGVTTVLGVSSKANAEKMKAASTFYAYWTQQSSQTNLSLKSGFPPVTTNVPGSALSANPDVAAFAAQAGSTRALAPGQTSFAAIQNDVYDPTIEKIIANPGQTGSLLDQAATQVQGMLSTGG, from the coding sequence GTGAGACTTGTGCGTAGCGGCGCCGCGGCCGTCATGGCCGCCGTGCTAACCGCAGCCGGCTTGGCCGGATGCAGCAGTTCCGGATCCAAGGCCAGCAGTTCTGGTGGCACAGGAGCCGTAAACCTCAGCTTCTGGAACGGGCTCACCGGCCCGGACAAAGCTGCTGTGGATCAGATCATCAGCTCGTTCAACTCCTCCCATCCGAACATCAAGGTGACCTCTGACCCGATTCCGTGGGATGTGCTGTACACCAAACTGTTGCCTGCCTTCGGCGCCGGGAAAGGCCCCGATCTGGTCGGTATCAGCAGTGACCAATTGCCCGGCTACGCCAGCAAGCACGTGCTGCAGCCGATCGACTCGATGTTCTCCAACGGCGTCGACAAGTCGACGATCGTCCCGTCTGCGTTGAACGCTGGAATCTACGGCGGCAAGCAGTACGGCGTGCCGATCGAAAGCACGCCGGTCATGCTGTATTACAACAAGAAGATGTTCAGCGCTGCGGGCATCAGCAAGGCTCCGGCGAACTGGGACGAATGGGCCGCCGACGCGAAGAAGCTCACGCTGCCCGGCGGCACCGGCGGCAATCCCAAGCAGTACGGCATGGCCATCGGAACCAACAACACCGTTGAGCTGATGCCGATCCTGATGTGGATGGCTGACGGGGGCATCCTGTCCGACGACGGTAAGAATGTGTTGCTCAACAACGCTGGATCGAAGCAGGCCATTCAGTACTGGGCGAACCTCATCCACGACAATCACATCTCGCCCACCGGGCTCACCGGCGGAGACGCGGACAAGCTGATCGAATCCGCGAAGGCTGCGATGGAGGTCAACGGGCCGTGGGCGACCACGGGCTACAAGGCGGCCGGCATCGACTACGGGCTGGCTCCGGTTCCAGTCGGGCCGAACGGCAAGAACGCCAGCGTCGGGGTCACCACCGTGCTCGGAGTGAGCTCGAAGGCCAACGCCGAGAAGATGAAAGCAGCCTCGACCTTCTATGCCTACTGGACCCAGCAGAGCAGTCAGACGAACCTGTCGTTGAAGTCCGGCTTCCCGCCGGTGACCACCAACGTGCCTGGTTCGGCGCTATCTGCCAACCCCGACGTGGCGGCATTCGCTGCCCAAGCCGGGTCCACACGCGCATTGGCCCCGGGGCAGACCAGCTTCGCGGCGATTCAGAACGACGTCTATGACCCGACGATCGAAAAGATCATCGCCAATCCAGGCCAGACGGGCTCGTTGCTGGACCAGGCGGCGACCCAGGTGCAGGGCATGCTCAGCACTGGTGGATGA
- a CDS encoding carbohydrate ABC transporter permease, whose protein sequence is MPQRSRPLRHSLRRHQTISAYLFIAPSALIMGVFLLWPLISSARLSFYESSEFGPSTFVGLGNYRAMVGDPIFRRDLLHTLVYALIVTPATVGLALVFALMLHRQLRARAFFRAALFLPAVLSLGVMAIAWGFLLDPTIGLLPHWLAPLGVSFGKGKADPTIAFVFVMIVGIWKNVGFYMVMYLAGLATIPGDLYEAASVDGASPWRQFRSITWPLLSNTSAFVFIMATIASVQAFDQIYSITRGGPYFSTETLAYLIYRRGFQDLDFGYASAVAWTLTLIVFAISLGQRVYFSRREINY, encoded by the coding sequence GTGCCGCAGCGGTCTCGTCCGCTGCGGCACAGCCTGCGTCGCCATCAAACCATCAGTGCCTACCTGTTCATCGCACCGTCCGCGCTGATCATGGGAGTGTTCCTGCTCTGGCCGCTGATCTCCTCCGCCCGTCTGTCCTTCTACGAGAGCTCGGAGTTCGGGCCGTCCACCTTCGTCGGCCTGGGCAACTACCGTGCCATGGTGGGCGACCCGATCTTTCGCCGAGACTTGTTGCACACCCTCGTGTACGCGCTGATCGTTACCCCGGCGACCGTAGGTCTTGCTCTTGTGTTCGCCCTGATGCTGCATCGTCAGCTGCGCGCCCGCGCCTTCTTCCGGGCTGCACTCTTCCTCCCCGCGGTCCTCTCGCTGGGTGTCATGGCAATCGCCTGGGGTTTCCTGCTCGATCCGACGATCGGGCTTCTGCCGCACTGGCTGGCACCGCTGGGAGTTTCGTTCGGCAAGGGGAAGGCTGACCCGACGATCGCCTTCGTCTTCGTCATGATCGTCGGGATCTGGAAGAACGTCGGCTTCTACATGGTCATGTACCTCGCCGGTCTCGCCACGATCCCTGGCGACCTGTACGAAGCTGCCAGCGTGGACGGCGCCTCGCCGTGGCGGCAGTTTCGCAGCATCACCTGGCCGTTGCTGTCCAACACGTCGGCCTTCGTGTTCATCATGGCCACCATCGCGTCCGTGCAGGCTTTCGACCAGATCTATTCGATCACTCGCGGCGGGCCCTACTTCTCCACCGAAACTTTGGCCTACCTGATTTACCGCCGCGGCTTCCAGGACCTCGATTTCGGTTACGCCTCAGCGGTGGCCTGGACTCTCACCCTGATCGTTTTCGCGATCAGTCTGGGGCAGCGCGTGTACTTCAGCCGTCGCGAGATCAACTACTGA
- a CDS encoding carbohydrate ABC transporter permease, which yields MTRALPSTARPSGLGRAPGRVLLYLSLVLAAFMTLLPVLWMLGASVRPEGNILSHPSDLIPTHWTLVNYRQIWSAIPFANELRSTVVFAGGVTIFSLLFDSMTAYALARLEFPGRRLFFVLILLFLMVPPQITLIPVYQMVAHLGLINTYPGMIIPRATNAFGIFFLRQFFVGLPSDLSQAARIDGASELRIYWSIVMPLARPALLTLGLFHFMYNWNDLLWPLIITTDNNMATLPAGLAQFAGTHVVEYGLLMAGATMAMLPMLLAFVAVQRKFIQGIATTGLK from the coding sequence ATGACCCGAGCCTTGCCGTCCACCGCCCGTCCGTCCGGCCTCGGTCGCGCGCCCGGTCGAGTGTTGCTGTATCTGTCGCTGGTCCTTGCCGCGTTCATGACGCTGCTGCCGGTGCTGTGGATGCTCGGCGCATCGGTCCGGCCGGAGGGAAACATCCTGTCCCACCCGAGTGACCTCATCCCAACCCACTGGACGCTGGTCAACTACCGCCAGATCTGGTCGGCGATTCCCTTCGCGAACGAGTTGCGCTCGACAGTCGTCTTCGCCGGTGGGGTCACGATCTTCTCACTGCTGTTCGACTCGATGACTGCCTATGCGCTGGCTCGGCTGGAGTTTCCGGGGCGACGGCTGTTCTTCGTTCTCATCCTGCTCTTCCTGATGGTGCCGCCGCAGATCACGCTGATCCCGGTGTATCAGATGGTTGCGCACCTCGGTCTGATCAACACCTACCCTGGGATGATCATCCCTCGCGCCACGAATGCCTTCGGAATCTTCTTTCTGCGGCAGTTCTTTGTCGGGCTGCCCAGCGATCTGAGTCAGGCTGCGCGCATCGACGGCGCGAGCGAGCTGCGAATCTATTGGTCGATCGTCATGCCGTTGGCCCGCCCGGCCCTACTGACCCTTGGGCTTTTTCACTTCATGTACAACTGGAACGACCTGCTGTGGCCGTTGATCATCACGACCGACAACAACATGGCCACACTGCCGGCTGGGCTCGCGCAGTTCGCGGGCACTCACGTTGTCGAGTACGGCCTGCTCATGGCCGGCGCCACGATGGCGATGCTGCCGATGCTGCTGGCGTTCGTCGCAGTGCAACGCAAGTTCATTCAAGGGATTGCCACCACCGGGCTGAAATAG
- a CDS encoding glycoside hydrolase family 2 protein: protein MSESQHDGTYPRPQLRRSAWHCLDGIWAFAFDPADRGRRDKWFSAEAAQFFDQTIVVPYPPESTASGIGDRGPHRVLWYRRTLSIAELDSLECPETGRFLLHFGAVDYEADVWVGGQHLARHVGGQSPFTIDITDALDENADEHAIVVRAQDDPADTSQPRGKQTWLDEPSKVWYDRTSGIWQTVWLEAVPELHITELLWRADPDEGISATVETAGPTDSGATVTITVSLGQRTLGHAAATLTGPRTELAIPLREMANGIDREDLLWAPEHPVLLDAVVTISGGNGARDSAVSYLGLRQTGVGGGKYLLNGRPYFFRGVLNQGYRPDTMLANRGTDELRAEIELAKAMGFNAMRIHQKAEDPRILYWADRLGMLIWSEIGAAYEFTSTALQRLTEEWTALVRRDRSHPSVVAWVPINESWGVPNLRTVSAQRSFISAIAALTRALDPSRPVMSNEGWEHVDSDVLGVHDYTSNPLDLTARYGDAVTFSARLRQPSDAAAGRVIALSDAQRDKFDAGDAPLIISEFGGLSLRSGADAFAYTHVGSDTELAARLGDLFSALRSSSAVAGFCYTQLFDTAQETNGLADEQGRPKLALETIRYIVTGEKDPD, encoded by the coding sequence ATGAGCGAGAGCCAGCACGACGGCACCTATCCCCGGCCCCAGCTGCGCCGCTCGGCTTGGCATTGCCTGGATGGGATATGGGCGTTCGCGTTCGACCCCGCTGATAGGGGGCGTCGTGACAAGTGGTTCTCCGCTGAGGCAGCACAATTTTTCGATCAGACAATCGTGGTGCCGTACCCGCCGGAAAGCACAGCCTCTGGTATCGGCGATCGGGGCCCCCACCGGGTCCTTTGGTATCGGCGAACGCTGAGCATCGCAGAGCTCGACTCGCTCGAATGCCCCGAAACCGGACGGTTTCTCCTACATTTCGGAGCCGTCGACTACGAGGCCGATGTGTGGGTCGGGGGGCAACATCTCGCCCGTCACGTCGGCGGGCAGTCTCCGTTCACCATCGACATCACCGACGCTCTCGACGAGAACGCCGACGAACACGCAATCGTGGTTCGCGCGCAGGACGATCCGGCCGACACCAGCCAGCCTCGCGGCAAGCAGACGTGGCTCGACGAGCCGTCGAAGGTCTGGTACGACCGGACCTCTGGCATCTGGCAGACGGTCTGGCTCGAAGCGGTGCCAGAGCTTCACATAACTGAACTGCTCTGGCGAGCAGATCCCGACGAAGGGATCTCGGCGACCGTCGAGACCGCCGGTCCGACCGATTCGGGCGCCACCGTCACCATCACCGTCAGCCTCGGGCAGCGGACCCTAGGCCACGCGGCTGCCACGCTCACAGGCCCGCGCACCGAGCTGGCCATCCCGCTGCGGGAAATGGCCAACGGCATCGACCGGGAGGACCTGCTCTGGGCTCCCGAGCACCCCGTTCTGCTCGACGCCGTCGTCACGATCTCCGGCGGGAATGGAGCGAGGGACTCGGCGGTGAGTTACCTCGGCTTGCGCCAAACCGGCGTGGGCGGTGGGAAGTACTTGCTCAACGGTCGACCGTACTTCTTCCGAGGCGTGCTGAACCAGGGCTACCGCCCCGACACGATGCTGGCCAACCGCGGAACCGACGAACTACGGGCAGAGATCGAACTCGCAAAGGCCATGGGCTTCAACGCGATGCGGATTCATCAGAAGGCCGAGGACCCGCGGATCCTGTACTGGGCGGACCGGCTGGGCATGCTCATCTGGTCCGAGATAGGCGCCGCCTACGAGTTCACCAGCACCGCGTTACAACGTCTGACCGAGGAATGGACCGCGCTGGTTCGGCGCGACCGCAGTCATCCGTCGGTCGTGGCGTGGGTACCGATCAACGAGAGCTGGGGTGTACCCAACCTCCGGACCGTATCCGCGCAGCGCAGTTTCATCTCCGCGATAGCGGCGCTGACCCGCGCGCTGGATCCCTCCCGCCCCGTCATGTCCAACGAGGGCTGGGAGCACGTGGACAGTGATGTGCTGGGCGTACACGACTACACGAGTAACCCTCTCGATCTGACGGCACGTTACGGCGACGCCGTGACCTTCTCCGCGCGTCTACGCCAGCCGAGCGATGCGGCCGCGGGCCGGGTCATCGCGCTCAGCGACGCGCAGCGGGACAAGTTCGACGCGGGTGACGCTCCGCTGATCATCAGCGAGTTCGGAGGCTTGTCGCTACGGTCGGGCGCCGACGCCTTCGCGTACACGCACGTCGGCTCTGACACCGAACTCGCGGCCCGGCTCGGAGATCTGTTCTCGGCCCTGCGGTCCAGTTCCGCCGTGGCAGGCTTCTGCTACACGCAATTGTTCGACACCGCTCAGGAGACCAACGGCCTCGCTGACGAACAGGGCCGTCCGAAGCTTGCGCTGGAGACCATCCGCTACATCGTCACGGGCGAGAAGGATCCGGACTGA